From Streptomyces sp. NBC_00683, one genomic window encodes:
- a CDS encoding ROK family glucokinase, translating to MSTYRDFAHRGSARATVLRTVGTRERRSHLTAPRVPTVGIDIGGTKVMAGVVDADGNILETLRTETPDKSKSPKVVEDTIVELVLDLSDRHDVHAVGIGAAGWVDADRSKVLFAPHLAWRDEPLRDAIASRLVVPVMVDNDANTAAWAEWRFGAGRGEDHLVMITLGTGIGGAILEDGHVKRGKYGVAGEFGHMQVVPGGHRCPCGNRGCWEQYSSGNALVREAKELAAADSPVAHGIIERVKGNIPDITGPLITELAREGDAMCVELLQDIGQWLGVGIANLAAALDPSCFVIGGGVSAADDLLIGPARDAFKRQLTGRGYRPEARIAKAQLGPEAGMVGAADLARLVARRFRRTNRRRVERYERYAQFYDQAASTIRNSRSTRAAD from the coding sequence ATGAGCACGTACCGCGACTTCGCACACCGCGGCTCCGCCCGCGCCACCGTCCTGCGGACCGTAGGGACCCGGGAGCGGCGTTCGCACCTCACGGCGCCCCGCGTCCCCACCGTCGGCATCGACATCGGGGGTACGAAGGTGATGGCCGGCGTCGTCGACGCCGACGGCAACATCCTGGAGACCCTGCGCACCGAGACGCCGGACAAGTCCAAGAGCCCCAAGGTCGTCGAGGACACCATCGTCGAACTGGTCCTGGACCTCTCCGACCGGCACGACGTGCACGCCGTCGGCATCGGCGCGGCGGGCTGGGTCGACGCCGACCGCTCCAAGGTGCTGTTCGCCCCGCACCTGGCCTGGCGCGACGAACCCCTCCGGGACGCCATCGCCTCCCGCCTCGTGGTCCCCGTCATGGTCGACAACGACGCCAACACGGCGGCCTGGGCGGAATGGCGCTTCGGCGCCGGCCGCGGCGAGGACCACCTGGTCATGATCACGCTGGGCACCGGCATCGGCGGCGCGATCCTGGAGGACGGGCACGTCAAGCGCGGCAAGTACGGCGTCGCGGGTGAGTTCGGGCACATGCAGGTGGTGCCCGGCGGGCACCGCTGCCCGTGCGGGAACCGCGGCTGCTGGGAGCAGTACAGCTCGGGCAACGCCCTAGTGCGCGAGGCCAAGGAACTGGCCGCGGCGGACTCCCCGGTGGCGCACGGCATCATCGAGCGGGTCAAGGGCAACATCCCCGACATCACCGGGCCGCTCATCACCGAACTGGCCCGCGAGGGCGACGCGATGTGCGTCGAGCTCCTCCAGGACATCGGCCAGTGGCTGGGTGTCGGCATCGCCAACCTCGCCGCCGCGCTGGACCCGTCCTGCTTCGTCATCGGCGGCGGTGTGAGCGCGGCGGACGACCTCCTGATCGGCCCGGCCAGGGACGCCTTCAAGCGCCAGCTCACCGGCCGCGGCTACCGCCCCGAGGCCCGGATCGCGAAGGCCCAGCTCGGCCCGGAGGCGGGTATGGTCGGCGCCGCGGACCTGGCACGCCTGGTCGCCCGCAGATTCCGCCGGACCAACCGCCGGCGCGTCGAGCGGTACGAGCGGTACGCGCAGTTCTACGACCAGGCGGCGAGCACCATCCGGAACTCGCGGAGCACCCGCGCCGCCGACTGA
- a CDS encoding ATP-binding cassette domain-containing protein → MTAPQDPAPRDTAQRALVALEHVSKFYGNIKALENVSLEVHAGEISCVLGDNGAGKSTLIKIIAGLHRHDSGTFLIDGEETTLANPRDALDRGIATVYQDLAVVPLMPVWRNFFLGSEPTKGTGPFKRLDVELMRRTTRAELLRMGIDLRDVDQPIGTLSGGERQCVAIARAVYFGAKVLVLDEPTAALGVKQSGVVLKYVAAARDAGLGVVLITHNPHHAYLVGDRFVLLKRGAMSGSHTRDSITLDELTRQMAGGSELEELSHELERAPAPDHIGGRPAGDDTP, encoded by the coding sequence ATGACGGCCCCCCAGGATCCGGCTCCCCGGGACACGGCCCAGCGGGCGCTCGTCGCGCTCGAGCACGTCAGCAAGTTCTACGGCAACATCAAGGCCCTGGAGAACGTCTCGCTGGAGGTCCACGCGGGCGAGATCTCCTGTGTCCTCGGGGACAACGGCGCGGGCAAGTCCACCCTCATCAAGATCATCGCGGGACTGCACCGGCACGACTCCGGGACGTTCCTGATCGACGGCGAGGAGACCACGCTCGCCAACCCGCGCGACGCCCTGGACCGGGGCATCGCCACCGTCTACCAGGACCTCGCCGTCGTCCCGCTGATGCCGGTCTGGCGCAACTTCTTCCTCGGCTCCGAGCCGACGAAGGGGACCGGCCCGTTCAAGCGCCTCGACGTGGAGCTGATGCGCAGGACGACCCGCGCGGAGCTGCTGCGCATGGGCATCGACCTGCGGGACGTCGACCAGCCGATCGGCACCCTGTCCGGCGGTGAGCGCCAGTGCGTGGCCATCGCCCGTGCCGTGTACTTCGGCGCCAAGGTCCTCGTCCTGGACGAGCCCACCGCGGCGCTCGGCGTCAAGCAGTCCGGTGTCGTGCTGAAGTACGTCGCGGCCGCCCGGGACGCGGGGCTCGGCGTGGTCCTCATCACGCACAACCCGCACCACGCCTACCTCGTGGGCGACCGTTTCGTCCTGCTGAAGCGCGGCGCAATGTCCGGCAGCCACACCCGGGACAGCATCACGCTCGACGAACTGACCCGTCAGATGGCCGGTGGCAGCGAACTGGAGGAGCTCAGCCACGAGCTCGAGCGGGCCCCCGCGCCGGACCACATCGGCGGCCGTCCGGCCGGCGACGACACCCCGTAG
- a CDS encoding ABC transporter permease: protein MTATGQPVAPEKTDERLLRTSPLRRLLGRPELGSVVGAVAVFLFFAVVADNFLQMSSFGTVLYAASTIGIMAAPVALLMIGGEFDLSAGVMVTSSALISSMFSYQMTANVWVGVFVSLLVTLCFGAFNGFMLTRTKLPSFIITLGTFLMLTGLNLGFTKLISGTVSTKAIGDMEGFDSARKVFASHLTIGDIELKVTILWWVVIVAVATWILLRTRFGNWIFAVGGEADAARAVGVPVIRTKVGLYLGVAFAAWVSGQHLLFSYDVVQSGEGVGNELTYIIAAVIGGCLITGGYGSAIGSAVGAIIFGMTSKGIVYAEWNPDWFKFFLGAMLLLATLLNAWVRKRAEATK, encoded by the coding sequence ATGACAGCGACCGGGCAACCGGTGGCCCCGGAGAAGACCGACGAACGGCTGCTGCGCACCTCACCGCTGCGCAGGCTCCTCGGCCGCCCCGAGCTCGGCTCCGTCGTCGGTGCCGTGGCCGTCTTCCTCTTCTTCGCGGTCGTCGCCGACAACTTCCTGCAGATGTCCAGCTTCGGCACGGTGCTGTACGCGGCGTCCACCATCGGGATCATGGCGGCGCCGGTGGCGCTCCTGATGATCGGCGGCGAGTTCGACCTCTCCGCCGGTGTGATGGTGACCAGCTCCGCGCTGATCTCGTCGATGTTCAGCTACCAGATGACGGCCAACGTCTGGGTCGGCGTCTTCGTGTCGCTGCTGGTCACCCTGTGCTTCGGTGCGTTCAACGGCTTCATGCTGACCCGCACCAAGCTGCCCAGCTTCATCATCACGCTCGGCACGTTCCTGATGCTGACCGGCCTCAACCTCGGCTTCACCAAGCTGATCAGCGGCACCGTGTCGACCAAGGCGATCGGCGACATGGAGGGCTTCGACTCGGCCCGCAAGGTCTTCGCCTCCCACCTCACGATCGGCGACATCGAGCTCAAGGTCACCATCCTGTGGTGGGTGGTGATCGTCGCCGTCGCCACCTGGATCCTGCTCCGCACCCGCTTCGGGAACTGGATCTTCGCCGTCGGCGGCGAGGCCGACGCCGCGCGGGCGGTCGGTGTACCGGTGATCCGTACGAAGGTCGGGCTCTACCTCGGTGTCGCCTTCGCCGCCTGGGTCTCCGGACAGCACCTGCTGTTCTCCTACGACGTGGTGCAGTCGGGCGAGGGCGTCGGCAACGAGCTGACGTACATCATCGCGGCCGTCATCGGCGGCTGCCTGATCACCGGCGGCTACGGGTCCGCGATCGGTTCCGCGGTCGGCGCGATCATCTTCGGCATGACCAGCAAGGGCATCGTGTACGCGGAGTGGAACCCCGACTGGTTCAAGTTCTTCCTGGGAGCGATGCTGCTCCTGGCCACCCTGCTCAACGCATGGGTACGCAAGCGCGCGGAGGCGACGAAATGA
- a CDS encoding sugar ABC transporter substrate-binding protein: protein MARVRTGVRAMGAVLAAVLGASLMGCSSTGGKRAEERAAEEAAEGRSAVNTPRWTFAMVTHSGDGDTFWDIVQKGAEQAALKDNINFLYSHNDEAQQQAELVQTAIDKGVDGLIVSLAKPDAMKAVVAKATEAGIPVITVNSGSAESKSFGALTHIGQDEAIAGEAVGDELDKRGRKKALCVLHEQGNVGHEQRCGGAKESFDGTMQNLYVDGTNMPDVQASIEAKLDADKSIDAVVTLGAPFAAAAVKAKETAGSKAEIDTFDLNASVATGLQNKTLGFAVDQQPYLQGYEAVDLLWLYRYNRNVLGGGLPVLTGPQIITADDADELAEYTKRGTR from the coding sequence GTGGCAAGGGTTCGGACAGGGGTACGTGCGATGGGTGCCGTGCTGGCAGCGGTGCTGGGAGCCTCCCTCATGGGATGCAGCAGCACCGGTGGCAAGCGGGCGGAGGAGCGCGCGGCCGAGGAGGCCGCAGAGGGCCGGTCCGCGGTGAACACGCCCCGCTGGACCTTCGCCATGGTCACCCACTCGGGCGACGGCGACACCTTCTGGGACATCGTCCAGAAGGGCGCCGAGCAGGCAGCCCTCAAGGACAACATCAACTTCCTCTACTCGCACAACGACGAGGCGCAGCAGCAGGCCGAGCTCGTCCAGACCGCGATCGACAAGGGCGTCGACGGGCTGATCGTCTCGCTGGCCAAGCCCGACGCGATGAAGGCCGTCGTCGCCAAGGCCACCGAGGCCGGCATCCCCGTGATCACGGTGAACTCCGGCTCCGCCGAGTCCAAGTCCTTCGGCGCCCTGACCCACATCGGACAGGACGAGGCCATCGCGGGCGAGGCCGTCGGCGACGAGCTCGACAAGCGGGGCCGCAAGAAGGCGCTCTGCGTCCTGCACGAACAGGGCAACGTCGGCCACGAGCAGCGCTGCGGCGGAGCGAAGGAGAGCTTCGACGGCACCATGCAGAACCTGTACGTCGACGGCACCAACATGCCCGACGTCCAGGCCTCCATCGAGGCGAAGCTCGACGCCGACAAGAGCATCGACGCGGTCGTCACCCTCGGCGCCCCGTTCGCCGCGGCCGCGGTCAAGGCGAAGGAGACCGCGGGCAGCAAGGCCGAGATCGACACCTTCGACCTGAACGCCAGTGTCGCCACCGGCCTGCAGAACAAGACGCTCGGCTTCGCCGTCGACCAGCAGCCCTACCTCCAGGGGTACGAGGCCGTCGACCTGCTCTGGCTCTACCGCTACAACCGCAACGTGCTCGGCGGAGGCCTGCCCGTCCTGACCGGGCCGCAGATCATCACCGCCGACGACGCCGACGAGCTCGCCGAGTACACGAAGCGGGGGACCCGATGA
- a CDS encoding sugar ABC transporter substrate-binding protein: MRTTRTAAVLIAVCALAVAGCSGSGGKDSEAGSGDGAPKGPRGVSTPEMRIAMVTHSGEGDTFWDIVRKGAEQAAAKDNVDFLYSANKEGKEQAQLVQAAIDQKVDGIVVTLAKPEAVRDVVAKAVKAGIPVVTINSGAQHSQAVGALGHIGQDEAVAGQAVGEELNARGRKKALCVIHEQGNVSLEERCAGVKKTFGGTVENLGVEGTNMPAATSSIEAKLQADKGIDTVVTLGAPFAAASVKARAGAGSTAEIDTFDLNAEVVKQLKAKEIGFAVDQQPYLQGYLAVDELWLNRSNGNVIGGGKPVLTGPAIVTADDVPLLEKYTARGTR; encoded by the coding sequence ATGCGTACGACTCGCACGGCAGCAGTCCTGATCGCCGTATGCGCCCTCGCGGTCGCCGGATGCAGCGGCTCCGGCGGCAAGGACTCCGAGGCCGGCTCCGGGGACGGCGCCCCGAAAGGCCCCCGGGGTGTCTCCACCCCGGAGATGAGGATCGCGATGGTCACGCACTCGGGCGAGGGCGACACCTTCTGGGACATCGTCCGCAAGGGCGCCGAGCAGGCCGCGGCCAAGGACAACGTCGACTTCCTCTACTCGGCCAACAAGGAGGGCAAGGAGCAGGCCCAGCTCGTCCAGGCCGCCATCGACCAGAAGGTCGACGGAATCGTCGTCACCCTCGCCAAACCGGAAGCCGTCCGGGACGTGGTGGCCAAGGCCGTGAAAGCCGGCATCCCCGTCGTCACCATCAACTCGGGCGCGCAGCACTCCCAGGCGGTCGGCGCCCTCGGCCACATCGGGCAGGACGAGGCGGTCGCGGGCCAGGCGGTCGGCGAGGAGCTCAACGCGCGCGGCCGGAAGAAGGCCCTGTGCGTCATCCACGAACAGGGCAACGTGTCCCTCGAGGAGCGCTGCGCGGGCGTGAAGAAGACGTTCGGCGGCACGGTGGAGAACCTCGGCGTCGAAGGCACGAACATGCCCGCCGCCACCTCCTCCATCGAGGCGAAACTGCAGGCGGACAAGGGCATCGACACGGTCGTCACCCTCGGCGCCCCCTTCGCCGCCGCCTCGGTCAAGGCCAGGGCGGGCGCGGGGAGCACGGCCGAGATCGACACCTTCGACCTCAACGCCGAGGTCGTCAAGCAGCTGAAGGCAAAGGAGATCGGCTTCGCCGTCGACCAGCAGCCCTACCTCCAGGGCTACCTCGCCGTCGACGAGCTCTGGCTCAACCGGTCCAACGGAAACGTCATCGGCGGCGGGAAACCCGTACTCACCGGGCCCGCGATCGTCACCGCCGACGACGTACCGCTGCTCGAGAAGTACACCGCTCGCGGAACCCGATGA
- a CDS encoding GntR family transcriptional regulator has translation MSKPTADSAALGLGVDRTSPVPLYYQLAQQLEAAIEQGRLTPGSLLGNELELAARLGLSRPTVRQAIQSLVDKGLMVRRRGVGTQVVHSRIKRPLELSSLYDDLEAAGQHPATRVLRNTVEAATAEVAAALGVEEGSDVHLVERLRYAHDEPMALLRNHLPPDLLELTTERLESTGLYRMMRLSGITLHSARQSVGARAATAEEAKRLMEDEGAPLLTMERTTFDDGGRAVEFGSHVYRASRYAFEFQLLVRP, from the coding sequence GTGTCCAAACCCACCGCCGACTCCGCCGCTCTGGGGCTTGGCGTGGACCGCACCAGCCCCGTCCCGCTCTACTACCAGCTGGCCCAGCAGCTGGAGGCGGCCATCGAGCAGGGCAGGCTCACACCCGGCAGCCTCCTCGGCAACGAGCTGGAACTCGCCGCACGGCTCGGCCTGTCCAGGCCCACCGTCCGCCAGGCCATCCAGTCGCTCGTCGACAAGGGGCTGATGGTGCGCCGCAGGGGCGTGGGCACCCAGGTCGTCCACAGCCGGATCAAGCGCCCGCTCGAACTGAGCAGCCTCTACGACGATCTGGAGGCGGCCGGTCAGCACCCCGCGACCCGGGTCCTGCGCAACACGGTCGAGGCGGCGACGGCCGAGGTCGCCGCGGCGCTCGGTGTCGAGGAGGGCAGCGACGTCCATCTCGTGGAGCGGCTGCGGTACGCGCACGACGAGCCCATGGCTCTCCTGCGCAACCATCTGCCCCCGGACCTGCTCGAACTGACCACCGAGCGGCTGGAGTCGACCGGGCTCTACCGGATGATGCGCCTGTCGGGGATCACGCTGCACAGCGCCCGCCAGTCCGTCGGGGCGCGGGCCGCGACCGCGGAGGAGGCGAAGCGGCTCATGGAGGACGAAGGGGCGCCGCTGCTGACGATGGAGCGGACCACGTTCGACGACGGAGGCAGGGCGGTCGAGTTCGGCTCCCACGTCTACCGTGCCTCGCGGTACGCGTTCGAATTCCAGCTGCTGGTACGGCCCTGA
- a CDS encoding Gfo/Idh/MocA family protein yields MRIGLIGTGRIGSFHAGVLARHPGVDTLVVTDPDAARAAQVAGRTGATAVASAADVLGAGVDAVVIASATSAHAELIGRVARAGLPAFCEKPIALDLPGTLGALREVDRAGSVLQLGFMRRFDPGYAAARAAVRGGALGRLHTVRATTSDAAPPPAAYLPLSGGLFRDCLVHDFDILRWVTGREVTEVYATGSDAGHPMFRAAGDVDTAAALLTLDDGTLATATATRCNGAGYDVRMELAGEQDQITVGLDDRTPITSAEPKGPAAPDKPWPGFLERFAAAYEAELDAFVRVVRGELANPCDGREALHALRIAEACELSRRERRPVLMTELAGG; encoded by the coding sequence ATGCGCATCGGACTCATCGGCACCGGCCGGATCGGCTCCTTCCACGCGGGCGTCCTGGCACGCCATCCCGGGGTCGACACCCTGGTGGTGACGGATCCCGACGCGGCCCGCGCCGCACAGGTCGCGGGCCGGACGGGTGCGACGGCCGTCGCTTCCGCCGCCGACGTCCTCGGCGCGGGGGTGGACGCCGTGGTGATCGCCTCGGCCACCTCCGCGCACGCGGAGCTCATCGGCCGGGTGGCACGGGCGGGTCTGCCCGCCTTCTGCGAGAAACCGATCGCGCTGGACCTGCCGGGGACGCTCGGCGCACTGCGCGAGGTCGACCGGGCGGGCAGCGTGCTCCAGCTCGGTTTCATGCGCCGGTTCGACCCCGGCTACGCCGCGGCACGCGCGGCCGTGCGCGGCGGCGCCCTGGGCAGGCTGCACACCGTACGGGCGACGACCTCCGACGCCGCTCCGCCGCCCGCCGCGTATCTGCCGCTCTCCGGGGGCCTGTTCAGGGACTGTCTCGTACACGACTTCGACATCCTGCGCTGGGTGACGGGCCGTGAGGTGACCGAGGTGTACGCCACCGGGTCGGATGCCGGGCACCCGATGTTCCGGGCGGCGGGCGATGTCGACACTGCGGCCGCCCTGCTGACCCTGGACGACGGAACACTCGCCACGGCCACCGCCACCCGGTGCAACGGGGCGGGATACGACGTACGGATGGAACTGGCGGGCGAGCAGGACCAGATCACGGTCGGCCTCGACGACCGTACGCCGATCACGTCGGCCGAGCCGAAGGGGCCCGCGGCCCCTGACAAGCCGTGGCCGGGCTTCCTGGAGCGGTTCGCCGCGGCGTACGAGGCGGAGCTGGACGCGTTCGTACGCGTCGTCCGCGGTGAACTGGCGAACCCCTGCGACGGCCGGGAGGCGCTGCACGCCCTGCGCATCGCCGAGGCCTGCGAACTGTCGCGCCGCGAGCGCCGCCCCGTGCTGATGACCGAGCTCGCCGGGGGCTGA
- a CDS encoding PaaI family thioesterase — translation MTEPSLRMAQKILDSQPFSGLVGARITEFGDGAATLEIDVREDLEQQNGYLHGGVLAYAADNSITFAAGTTLGPAVLTGGFSIQYVRPAAGRTLVARATVVHTGRRQAVVRCELYTVDDEGAEVLCAVAQGTVLSTGPAA, via the coding sequence ATGACGGAACCGTCTCTGCGGATGGCACAGAAGATCCTCGACAGTCAGCCCTTCAGCGGGCTCGTCGGTGCGCGGATCACGGAGTTCGGGGACGGGGCGGCCACCCTCGAGATCGACGTCCGTGAGGACCTGGAGCAGCAGAACGGGTACCTGCACGGAGGCGTGCTGGCCTACGCGGCCGACAACTCGATCACTTTCGCGGCCGGGACGACGCTCGGCCCCGCCGTGCTCACGGGCGGCTTCTCCATCCAGTACGTCCGCCCCGCGGCCGGCCGCACCCTCGTTGCCAGGGCCACCGTCGTGCACACCGGCCGCCGACAGGCCGTCGTGCGTTGCGAGCTGTACACCGTGGACGACGAGGGGGCCGAGGTGCTGTGCGCGGTCGCCCAGGGGACGGTTCTCTCGACCGGGCCGGCAGCCTGA
- a CDS encoding cytochrome P450 family protein, producing MSVIDLREVRDFTANPYPHYAKLRAEGPLHAVRTDNFDRIWLIVGYEEARAALADQRFSKDRRVAERWSAAGSPINASMLELDAPHHTRLRRLVAREFTPRRIEALRPRIEQITAGLLDAMVPAGSADLVDALAFPLPMTVICELIGVPGLDRDAFRLLSNAIVAPVSHEKEDAAVHAMGAYLDELIEDKRCAPGDDLLSALIQARDEGGDRLSSDELVGMAFLLLVAGHETTVNLIANGVRALLDHPDQLALLRADPELIDGAVEEMLRYDGPVENATLRFTREPVPVGSRVIPAGEAVLVALGSGDRDPDRYPDPDTFDIRRDAQGHLAFGHGMHFCMGAPLARMEGRIAIRALLDRCPGLVRDPDGGEPDWLPGMLIRGVRSLPVSW from the coding sequence ATGTCCGTGATCGATCTGCGTGAGGTGCGGGACTTCACGGCGAATCCGTATCCGCACTACGCGAAGTTGCGCGCCGAGGGGCCGTTGCACGCCGTCCGTACCGACAACTTCGACCGCATCTGGCTGATCGTCGGATACGAGGAGGCCCGCGCGGCCCTCGCGGACCAGCGGTTCAGCAAGGACCGGCGGGTGGCGGAGCGCTGGTCGGCGGCGGGCAGTCCGATCAACGCGAGCATGCTGGAGCTGGACGCACCCCATCACACGAGGCTGCGGCGGCTCGTCGCCCGTGAGTTCACCCCCCGGCGGATCGAGGCGCTGCGTCCGCGGATCGAGCAGATCACCGCCGGACTCCTCGACGCGATGGTGCCCGCCGGGAGCGCCGACCTCGTCGACGCGCTCGCCTTCCCCCTGCCGATGACGGTGATCTGCGAACTCATCGGCGTACCCGGCTTGGACCGGGACGCCTTCCGGCTGCTGTCCAACGCCATCGTCGCGCCCGTCTCGCACGAGAAGGAGGACGCGGCGGTCCACGCCATGGGCGCCTACCTCGACGAGCTGATCGAGGACAAGCGCTGCGCGCCCGGCGACGACCTGTTGAGCGCCCTGATCCAGGCGCGCGACGAGGGGGGCGACCGGCTGTCGTCCGACGAACTGGTCGGCATGGCCTTTCTGCTCCTGGTGGCGGGCCACGAGACGACGGTGAACCTGATCGCCAACGGGGTACGCGCGCTGCTCGACCACCCCGATCAACTCGCCCTGCTCCGGGCCGATCCGGAGCTCATCGACGGGGCCGTCGAGGAGATGCTCCGGTACGACGGACCGGTCGAGAACGCGACCCTCCGCTTCACCAGGGAGCCGGTCCCCGTCGGCTCCCGTGTCATTCCGGCGGGGGAGGCGGTCCTGGTCGCCCTCGGCTCGGGGGACCGCGACCCCGACCGCTACCCGGACCCGGACACCTTCGACATACGGCGCGACGCCCAGGGGCACCTCGCGTTCGGGCACGGCATGCACTTCTGCATGGGCGCACCGCTGGCCCGGATGGAGGGGCGGATCGCGATCCGCGCCCTGCTGGACCGGTGCCCCGGCCTCGTACGGGATCCGGACGGCGGGGAGCCGGACTGGCTGCCGGGGATGCTGATCCGGGGGGTCCGTAGTCTGCCCGTGAGCTGGTAG
- a CDS encoding response regulator transcription factor produces the protein MNTPTPEVPPRPVRLLIVDDDPLVRAGLTLMLGGADGIDIVGEGADGTEVEGLVDRLRPDVVLMDIRMPVMDGLAATEALRSRPEAPEVVVLTTFHADEQVLRAIRAGAAGFVLKDTPPAQIVEAVRRVAAGEPVLSPAVTRRLMARAAGGTADDRPARADRARQRFAELADRERDVALAVGRGSSNAEIAATLYLSVATVKTHVSRILARLGLNNRVQIALLVHDAGLLDEDGPADGGLR, from the coding sequence ATGAACACCCCGACGCCCGAGGTACCACCACGACCGGTCCGGCTGCTCATCGTCGACGACGACCCGCTCGTACGGGCCGGGCTCACCCTGATGCTCGGCGGAGCCGACGGCATCGACATCGTGGGGGAGGGCGCCGACGGCACCGAGGTCGAGGGCCTGGTCGACCGGCTGCGCCCCGACGTGGTGCTGATGGACATCCGGATGCCCGTCATGGACGGACTGGCCGCGACCGAGGCACTGCGAAGCAGGCCCGAGGCCCCCGAGGTCGTCGTCCTCACCACCTTCCACGCCGATGAACAGGTGCTGCGGGCCATCCGCGCGGGGGCGGCAGGATTTGTCCTGAAGGACACCCCGCCCGCCCAGATCGTCGAAGCGGTCCGGCGCGTCGCAGCCGGCGAGCCCGTCCTCTCACCCGCCGTCACCCGCCGTCTCATGGCCCGTGCCGCGGGCGGCACGGCGGACGACCGGCCGGCCCGAGCGGACCGTGCGCGGCAACGGTTCGCCGAGCTCGCGGACCGCGAACGGGACGTGGCGCTGGCCGTCGGACGCGGCAGCTCCAACGCGGAGATCGCCGCCACCCTCTATCTGAGTGTGGCCACGGTGAAGACGCACGTCTCCCGGATCCTCGCCAGACTCGGGCTCAACAACCGTGTCCAGATCGCGCTGCTGGTCCACGACGCGGGCCTGCTGGACGAGGACGGACCGGCCGACGGCGGCCTACGCTGA
- a CDS encoding sensor histidine kinase: MTRTEYRWLLPSALADHELSGGDGGRSRRTVRDWIDDITAFLCAASIGVLALAAIDADHTTPDGVVFVDSLVGAAACCALWLRRRWPVGLAVSLTAVGIVEPVAAGALLIALFSLAVHRPFKPVAIVGAGALAVAPLQPLLRPDPTTSFIASTIIGVLLVLLVVSWGMVVRSRRQLVVTLRERARRAEAEAALRAEQAQRLAREAIAREMHDVLAHRLTLLSVHAGALEFRPDAPPAEVGRAAGVIRDSAHEALQDLREIIGVLRGPGEGDEGNRPQPTLVTLDALVEESVSAGMKVTLDNRVADPAEAPAATGRTVYRIAQEALTNARKHAPGAPVTVTVTGGPGDGLTIEVRNPAPTEPFERVPGSGQGLIGLTERATLAGGGLEHGPGPDGGFGVRAWLPWPA; the protein is encoded by the coding sequence ATGACGCGCACGGAGTACCGCTGGCTGCTGCCCTCGGCCCTGGCCGACCACGAGCTGTCCGGCGGCGACGGGGGCCGGTCGCGCCGGACCGTACGGGACTGGATCGACGACATCACGGCCTTCCTCTGCGCAGCCTCCATCGGGGTGCTCGCCCTCGCCGCGATCGACGCGGACCACACCACCCCGGACGGTGTCGTCTTCGTCGACTCCCTGGTCGGTGCCGCCGCCTGCTGCGCCCTCTGGCTCCGGCGCCGTTGGCCCGTGGGGCTCGCGGTGTCGCTGACCGCCGTCGGCATCGTGGAACCCGTCGCGGCCGGCGCGCTGCTGATCGCCCTGTTCAGCCTGGCCGTGCACCGGCCGTTCAAGCCGGTGGCGATCGTCGGCGCGGGCGCCCTCGCCGTGGCCCCCCTGCAACCCCTGCTCCGCCCGGACCCGACCACCTCCTTCATCGCCTCCACGATCATCGGGGTGCTGCTGGTCCTGCTGGTGGTCAGCTGGGGCATGGTCGTACGGTCACGGCGCCAGCTCGTGGTCACGTTGCGTGAACGGGCGCGCCGGGCGGAGGCCGAGGCGGCACTCCGGGCGGAACAGGCCCAGCGGCTGGCCCGTGAGGCCATCGCCCGCGAGATGCACGACGTCCTCGCCCACCGCCTGACCCTGCTCAGCGTCCACGCGGGAGCCCTCGAATTCCGGCCCGACGCACCCCCCGCCGAGGTCGGCAGGGCCGCCGGAGTCATCCGGGACAGCGCCCACGAGGCGCTCCAGGACCTCCGCGAGATCATCGGCGTCCTGCGCGGCCCCGGGGAGGGCGACGAGGGCAACCGGCCGCAGCCCACGCTCGTCACCCTGGACGCGCTGGTCGAGGAGTCGGTGTCGGCCGGGATGAAGGTCACCCTGGACAACCGCGTCGCCGACCCGGCCGAGGCGCCCGCGGCCACCGGACGCACCGTCTACCGCATCGCACAGGAAGCCCTCACCAATGCCCGCAAACACGCACCCGGCGCCCCGGTCACCGTCACCGTGACCGGCGGCCCGGGCGACGGGCTCACGATCGAGGTCCGCAACCCCGCCCCCACCGAACCCTTCGAGCGGGTCCCCGGATCGGGCCAGGGCCTCATCGGCCTCACCGAGCGCGCCACCCTGGCCGGGGGCGGCCTGGAGCACGGACCCGGGCCCGACGGCGGATTCGGTGTCCGGGCCTGGCTACCGTGGCCCGCATGA